The Janthinobacterium tructae genome contains the following window.
ACCAGCCGTCGTTCTCGATGATGCCGGGGGCCGGTGCCGGCAGCGTGGGCGTGCTGCCAGGCGGGATGGACGGGGGCAGGGCCATGAAGGACATACGGGGCGCTTTCAAAATGGGGCGGTGGACGGGGTTCATCAGGTCAAGATTGTTGCCAATGCGTTGGCCAGAATCCCCCCGTGCCGCCGTGCTGCGGGGGATGCTCTTACGTGGAACCGGCCGCGCGCTTGAGGCGCCGTTCCAGCCGTTCCATATCTTTCTTGACGCCGCACGACTCCGACAGGGCGCGCGCGCGTTTCAACTGGCCCATGGCCGTTTCCGCTTGCGCCACCAGCGCCGGGGCGATGTCGGTGTCGTCGGCCTGATCGAGCACGGCGATCATGGCCAGGCCGATGGCCTTGTGCAGCTTGGCGCGTGCCTGGTCGGGCGCGTCGCTGCCGGCCGTCAACTGTTTCACCTGGCCCAGCACCTGCGCCGCGTTCTGCGGATCGGCGGCCAGCTTGCCGTGTAAGTAGCCTTCGGCAAACTCGTCCAGCATCAGGGTGGCGATGTCGCGGCTGTAGGTATCGGGCAAGGTGAACTTGTGCGCCAGCGCGTATTCGGCCATGACCAAGGCGCGCTCATACTCGCCCGTGTCGATGTGCCACACCAGCAAGGTGGCAAACACGTCATCCTGGGCGCCCTTGCCGCCGGCCAGCACGCCGTCGATCCATTGCGCGTAATCCGGCAGCAAGGTGGCCTTGACCTCGATTTTGCGTTCGACGGACTGGATGGATTTCAGGCGACGCCGGTCGTCGGCCAGCTTGTAGAGCATCATTTCGTAAGCCGTGCCGGTGGTGACGCCTTGCGGCGGCGCGGCGCCAGCCGTGCGCTCGGCCAGCATGCGCGCGCGGTGGCGCAGGGCGGGGGACTGATTGCTCATCACTTGTCTTTCAGCTCGATGTTTTCCACCAGCGCGGCCAGGCCCAGGTCTTCGATCACGTAGGCGTCATTCGACGATTCGTAGTTTTCGATGCGGTCGCGCTTCGGCACGTCCTCGACGCGGCGGCGGCGCGCGCCTTCCTGGAAGTAGATCGACAGGTTGTCGAAGCGCGTGATGAGGATGGCGTTGTCCGGGAAGAACGGCACGCGCGCGGCCGGCAGCCCGCCGATGCGCTTCTGGCTGATGATGATGTCGGCCGCCAGCGTTTCCGTGGGCGCCTGCTTGGTGTTGACCAGCGGGAAGTATTTATCATTCAACAGCTTGCGCCCGACGATGGCCACCAGATTGGTGTCTTCCTGATACCACGGGTCCAGCAGGTTGACGGCATCAGTGACGGCCGCGTCCAGGTTGGCATAGTCGGCGCCGTCCACGTCGCCGATGATGACCTTGCCCGGCATGCCGTTGGCCACCAGGCCCAGCACGCGCTCGGGCGCCAGCTCGCGCAGGTGCTGCAGCCAGCCTTTATTGACGTCCTGCAGCAGCGGATTGGCGTCCAGGTCGGTGTCAGCCATGGCTTTCACGCCATTGAAGCCGATGACGATGCGGTCGAGCGTCTGGCGCGTCAGGATGGCATTGGCCACGCGCGACTGGAAGTCGGGGAACTTGGCCCAGGCGTCCAGCTTGGCGTAGTTCAAATGCGTGTCGAAGTTGGTTTGCTCGCAGCGGTACTTGGTGCCGTCCAGGGTGGACAGGTCGCGCGTCTTGCGTTCCTTGTCCTTGGTGTTGGTGCGGCCGGCAATCGGGCCGGACACGCCCAGACCCAGCTTTTCGCCTTCCTGCTCGGTCACGCCGATGATGTTGACCTTCGACAGGAACTCGCTCGATTCCTGCATCTTTGTTTCCAGCTTTTGCTGCACGCTGGGCGTGACGCTGAAGGTCTTGGCCACGTTGTCCGTGTCGTTCAATTGGCCCAGGCGGGTTTCATATTGGCCAAAGACCTGGCGCGTTTGCTTTTTCATAAATCAGTGCTCCGTTGTTGAATGGGGTATTGGTGGATAGCGCGGACGCTTAAAACTCGGTCTGCACGGCGCCGTCGTTGCCAGTGGCGGCCGGGCGGCGCGGGCCGTTGCCGGGCGCTTCGTCCATTTGCGCCTTGAAGGCGGCCAGCTCGTCTTGCGTGGCCTGCAACGCTGTTTCGGCTTTCTCCAGACGCACCAAGGTGCCCGTGTAGTTGTCGTTGGCGGTGACGACGTGGCCAGCCAGCGCCTCGACGGCTTCGCTGATGTCGGCGAACTGCGCGGCGTCGGCGCCGGATTTATTGGAGAAGCGCGACAGCAGGTTTTTCACGGCGTCGGCCAGCTTGGTGCCATGCGGCTCGTCAAATTCCAGCGTCACCTCGACGGCCGAAGTAAACAGGTTGGCGCTTTGCTGCTTGCGGCCGGCGGAGAATTTCAGCGCCTCGGTGCCCAGGCTGGCGGGGCTGTCGGTAACGCCCAGGCCGACCAGGTAGGGCTGCGCCGAGTCGGCAAAATCGGGCTGGATTTCCAGGCTGGTGTACAGCTTTTGTTTCGCCTTGTTGATGGCGATCAGTTCGGGCGTGGGTTCGATCTGCGCGAACAGGGCCAGTTTCTTGCCGCTGTCGGTGTCCACTTCCTCGGCTTTCACGGCGATCACGTCGCCGTAGGCCTTGAACTGGCTGTCGGGCAAGATGCCGCGAATGTGCTCCAGCCAGATGCGGGCGCCGTAGGTTTTCGGGTTGTAGGTGGCGGCGATTTGCTCGATGGTGGCGCGGTCGATGTTGCGGCCGTCCGTGGTGGCGCCTTCGGTGGCGACGCGGAAGAATTTAGATGGCTTCGTCGATGGTTTGGACATGGTGGGCGTTCTCGGTTGATCGGATAACGCCATGGTCAACGTCTTGGCGCTGCGATTCAATGCGGTGCGGGTTGCTATGGGCCATAGCGACTTTTGCCTTCCCCCGCTCCGCGCGCGCGCGGCCTACGCTGGCGGCATGCTAGTCATTGAACAAAAAACCGAAGAAATAATCGCCGAATTGGCCGTGCCCGAATCCGAGCCGCGCCGTGCGGCGCGCGCCCTGTACTGGAAGGGCTGGCGCATTTCGTCCATCGCCCGCCACCTCGGACTTAAGCGCAGCACCATCAATAGCTGGAAAGCGCGCGACGAATGGGACAAGGCGCAGGCCATCGAGCACGTCGAGGCATCGGCCGAGCTGCGCCTGGTGAAACTGATCGAAAAAGAGGTCAAGAGCGGCAGCGATTACAAGGAAATCGATCTGCTGATGCGCGCCATCGTGCAGGCGGCGCGCGTGCGCCGCTATGAGCAGCCGGGCGGCAACGAAGTCGATCTCAACCCCAAGCTGGCGAACCGCAATGCCGGGCCGAAGAAGAAGCCGACCCGCAACGACTTCAGCGAAGAACAGAAAATCCAGCTGCTCGACGCCTTCCAGGATTCGCTGTTCGACTATCAAAAAGTCTGGTATCGCAACGGCGACCAGCGCACGCGTGCCATTTTGAAGTCGCGCCAGATCGGCGCCACCTGGTACTTTGCGCGCGAGGCGCTGGCCGACGCCATGGAGACGGGCCGCAATCAAATCTTCTTGTCCGCCTCCAAGAGCCAGGCGCACGTCTTCAAGCAATACATCGTGCAATTCGCGCGCGAGGCGGCCGGCATCGAGCTGACGGGCGACCCCATCGTGCTGCCGAACGGCGCGCATCTGTACTTTCTTGGCACGAATGCGCGCACGGCGCAGGGCTACCACGGCAATTTCTATTTCGATGAATTCTTTTGGACGCAGAATTTCCAGGAACTCAACAAGGTGGCCTCGGGCATGGCCATCCACAAGAAGTGGCGCAAGACCTACTTTTCAACGCCATCCTCGACCACGCACCAGGCCTATCCATTCTGGACGGGCGAGCTGTTCAACAAGCGCCGGGCCAAGGCGGACCAGGTGAATATCGATGTGAGCCACGGCCGCCTCTCGTCGGGCTTTACGGGTGAGGACAAGATCTGGCGTCAGATCGTCACCATCCTGGACGCCGAGCGCGGCGGCTGCAACCTGTTCGATATCGACGAGCTGCGCAACTTCGAATACAGCCCCGACCAGTTCGACAACCTGCTGATGTGCAATTTTATCGACGACTCGGCCTCGGTGTTCCCGCTGGCCGAGCTGCAGCGCTGCATGGTCGATTCCTGGGTGGAGTGGGACGACTTCAAGCCGTTGCTGGGCCTGCGCCCGTTCGGCAACCGGCCCGTGTGGATCGGCTACGACCCGGCCTTGAACGGCGACAGCGCCGGCTGCGTCGTGCTGGCGCCGCCCATGACGGCCGGCGGCAAGTTCCGCATCCTGGAGCGCCACCAGTGGCGCGGCCAGGATTTCAAGGACCACGCCGAAGCCATCCGCCAGATGACCCAGCGTTACAACGTCGAATACATCGGCATCGACACGACCGGCATGGGGATCGGCGTGTTTCCTATCGTGCGCCAGTTCTTCCCAGCCGCGACGGCGATCAACTACTCGCCCGAAGTCAAAACGCGCATGGTGTTGAAAGCCAAAAACATCATCAGCAAAGCACGCCTGGAGTTTGACGCCGGCTGGACGGACATCGCGCAATCGTTCATGGCCATCCGCAAAACCCTTACCCCCAGCGGGCGCAACGTCACCTACGTGGCGGGGCGCACCGATGAAACCGGCCACGCCGATCTGGCATGGGCCTGCATGCATGCCCTCGATCACGAACCCTTCGAAGGCACTACCGACAACCACCAATCTTTCATGGAGATTTATTCTTGAGCAAAGCACGACACTTGCGCGCGCGCGGCCGCCAGGCCCAGGGCGCACCATCAACAGCGGCCACGGCGCCGGCCGCCGCCGGCATCGAGGCGTTTTCTTTCGGCGACCCCACGCCCGTGCTCGAGCACGCCGATATCCTCGACTGCTTCGAATGCTGGAAGAACGGCCACTGGTATGAGCCACCCGTCAACCTGGCCGGCCTGGCCAAGTCCTTCAACGCGGGTGTGCACCACAGCAGCGCGATCCACTTCAAAGCCAACGTGCTGGCGTCCACCCTGATCCCCAGCAAGTATCTGTCGCGCGACGCCTTCAAGCGCATGGCCCTGGACTTCCTGACCTTCGGCAATGCCTACCTGGAAGACCGGCCCAGCCGTAGCGGCAAGGCGCTGGCGTACCAGCATGCGCTGGCCAAGTACATGCGGCGCGGCATCGACCTGGACACGTATTTCTTCGTCAATGGCTACCAGGCCGTGCACCAGTTCGACAAGGGCCGCGTGTTTCACCTGATGGAACCGGACGTGAATCAGGAGCTGTACGGCGTGCCGCAGTACCTGAGCGCCCTGCAATCAGCCTGGCTCAACGAGGCGGCCACCCTGTTTCGCCGCAAGTACTACAAGAACGGCTCACACGCCGGCTTCGTGTTCTACATGACGGATGCCGCCGCCAACACCCAGGACGTGGACAACCTACGCCAGGCCATGCGCGACAGCAAGGGGCCGGGCAACTTCCGCAATCTGTTCATGTACGCGCCGAACGGCAAGAAGGACGGCATCCAGATTCTGCCGGTGTCGGACGTAGCCGCCAAGGACGAGTTTTTCAACATTAAGAGCGTCACGCGCGACGACCAGCTGGCC
Protein-coding sequences here:
- a CDS encoding terminase ATPase subunit family protein; translated protein: MLVIEQKTEEIIAELAVPESEPRRAARALYWKGWRISSIARHLGLKRSTINSWKARDEWDKAQAIEHVEASAELRLVKLIEKEVKSGSDYKEIDLLMRAIVQAARVRRYEQPGGNEVDLNPKLANRNAGPKKKPTRNDFSEEQKIQLLDAFQDSLFDYQKVWYRNGDQRTRAILKSRQIGATWYFAREALADAMETGRNQIFLSASKSQAHVFKQYIVQFAREAAGIELTGDPIVLPNGAHLYFLGTNARTAQGYHGNFYFDEFFWTQNFQELNKVASGMAIHKKWRKTYFSTPSSTTHQAYPFWTGELFNKRRAKADQVNIDVSHGRLSSGFTGEDKIWRQIVTILDAERGGCNLFDIDELRNFEYSPDQFDNLLMCNFIDDSASVFPLAELQRCMVDSWVEWDDFKPLLGLRPFGNRPVWIGYDPALNGDSAGCVVLAPPMTAGGKFRILERHQWRGQDFKDHAEAIRQMTQRYNVEYIGIDTTGMGIGVFPIVRQFFPAATAINYSPEVKTRMVLKAKNIISKARLEFDAGWTDIAQSFMAIRKTLTPSGRNVTYVAGRTDETGHADLAWACMHALDHEPFEGTTDNHQSFMEIYS
- the gpM gene encoding phage terminase small subunit is translated as MSNQSPALRHRARMLAERTAGAAPPQGVTTGTAYEMMLYKLADDRRRLKSIQSVERKIEVKATLLPDYAQWIDGVLAGGKGAQDDVFATLLVWHIDTGEYERALVMAEYALAHKFTLPDTYSRDIATLMLDEFAEGYLHGKLAADPQNAAQVLGQVKQLTAGSDAPDQARAKLHKAIGLAMIAVLDQADDTDIAPALVAQAETAMGQLKRARALSESCGVKKDMERLERRLKRAAGST
- a CDS encoding GPO family capsid scaffolding protein, producing the protein MSKPSTKPSKFFRVATEGATTDGRNIDRATIEQIAATYNPKTYGARIWLEHIRGILPDSQFKAYGDVIAVKAEEVDTDSGKKLALFAQIEPTPELIAINKAKQKLYTSLEIQPDFADSAQPYLVGLGVTDSPASLGTEALKFSAGRKQQSANLFTSAVEVTLEFDEPHGTKLADAVKNLLSRFSNKSGADAAQFADISEAVEALAGHVVTANDNYTGTLVRLEKAETALQATQDELAAFKAQMDEAPGNGPRRPAATGNDGAVQTEF
- a CDS encoding phage portal protein, with amino-acid sequence MSKARHLRARGRQAQGAPSTAATAPAAAGIEAFSFGDPTPVLEHADILDCFECWKNGHWYEPPVNLAGLAKSFNAGVHHSSAIHFKANVLASTLIPSKYLSRDAFKRMALDFLTFGNAYLEDRPSRSGKALAYQHALAKYMRRGIDLDTYFFVNGYQAVHQFDKGRVFHLMEPDVNQELYGVPQYLSALQSAWLNEAATLFRRKYYKNGSHAGFVFYMTDAAANTQDVDNLRQAMRDSKGPGNFRNLFMYAPNGKKDGIQILPVSDVAAKDEFFNIKSVTRDDQLAAHRVPPQLMGILPNNAGGFGAVEPAARVFARNELVPLQAQFEAINEWAGVEVVRFAPYYLATGGEGAA
- a CDS encoding phage major capsid protein, P2 family encodes the protein MKKQTRQVFGQYETRLGQLNDTDNVAKTFSVTPSVQQKLETKMQESSEFLSKVNIIGVTEQEGEKLGLGVSGPIAGRTNTKDKERKTRDLSTLDGTKYRCEQTNFDTHLNYAKLDAWAKFPDFQSRVANAILTRQTLDRIVIGFNGVKAMADTDLDANPLLQDVNKGWLQHLRELAPERVLGLVANGMPGKVIIGDVDGADYANLDAAVTDAVNLLDPWYQEDTNLVAIVGRKLLNDKYFPLVNTKQAPTETLAADIIISQKRIGGLPAARVPFFPDNAILITRFDNLSIYFQEGARRRRVEDVPKRDRIENYESSNDAYVIEDLGLAALVENIELKDK